Proteins encoded in a region of the Zea mays cultivar B73 chromosome 2, Zm-B73-REFERENCE-NAM-5.0, whole genome shotgun sequence genome:
- the LOC100381598 gene encoding uncharacterized protein LOC100381598, with amino-acid sequence MSQPAATVAAAAQPQGRGPAGRQGGLGQSIAGIVRMAVFWYFASKFFGPKRPPADPGMLMSNLFQKGEPMDMWMYLSENEKFNDFANEDALIWHEANIPYAVWGPTSTRTRSLTYYPSEALKHNGSLYAHVYFARSGYPVDPTDPEYEQKSSFGRTHPVVAFLPKSKAGKKKSLLGDSEEPEEKAPRNKENKESEDKDEGPTEYISYWKPNVTINLVEDFTRYPNNNVPPIVAPYLNVDPVTGDYYPTVFFNEFWLLKDKLIALNETVEELPLNLEVGPISMTKWQLFLQIEQSFQVHRSYGSMLEGEADELKRVFLEGNPYLLGLTMVVSLLHSLFDFLAFKNDIQFWNKNKSMEGLSAKSVVLNFVCQLVVFLYLLDNDTSWMILASSGVGVCIEFWKIGKAMHIEVDRSGKIPMLRFRDRESYAQNKTKEYDAIAMKYLTYVLFLLVVGFSIYSLKYEKHKSWYSWILSSMTSCVYMFGFIMMCPQLFINYKLKSVAHMPWRQMTYKFLNTIIDDLFAFVIKMPMLHRLSVFRDDVIFLIYLYQRWKYPVDKKRVNEFGFGGEDEPAAQEAVEGSDSAAAPQLTEAGSETSTEDKKTK; translated from the exons ATGTCGCAGCCGGCGGCGACGGTGGCCGCGGCGGCGCAGCCGCAGGGTCGCGGCCCCGCGGGGCGCCAGGGCGGCCTGGGGCAGAGCATCGCAGGCATCGTGCGGATGGCGGTGTTCTGGTACTTTGCGTCCAAGTTCTTCGGGCCCAAGCGCCCACCCGCGGACCCCGGGATGCTCATGTCCAACCTCTTCCAGAAGGGCGAGCCAATG GATATGTGGATGTATTTGTCAGAGAACGAGAAGTTCAACGATTTTGCTAATGAGGATGCACTTATTTGGCACGAGGCAAACATACCATATGCAGTCTGGGGACCTACCAGTACTAGAACACGGTCATTAACGTACTATCCGTCAGAG GCTCTCAAGCATAATGGCTCTTTGTATGCTCATGTTTACTTCGCCCGTTCGGGTTATCCTGTGGACCCTACAGATCCAGAATATGAGCAGAAATCTTCGTTTGGGAGGACCCATC CTGTTGTGGCATTCTTGCCAAAATCAAAAGCTGGTAAAAAGAAGAGCTTGCTTGGAGATTCAGAAGAGCCTGAAGAGAAAGCACCGCGCAATAAG GAGAATAAAGAATCTGAGGATAAAGATGAGGGTCCGACTGAATATATATCTTATTGGAAACCAAATGTAACAATAAATCTTGTTGAAGATTTCACACG GTATCCCAACAATAATGTACCTCCCATTGTTGCTCCAT ATCTGAATGTGGATCCAGTTACGGGCGATTATTATCCTACAGTATTCTTCAATGAGTTTTGGCTATTGAAGGATAAATTAATAGCGCTCAACGAGACTGTGGAGGAATTGCCCTTAAACCTTGAAGTTGGTCCTATTAGCATGACCAAGTGGCAATTATTTTTACAGATTGAGCAGTCCTTCCAGGTTCATCGTAGTTATGGAAGTATGCTTGAAGGCGAGGCTGATGAACTCAAG AGGGTTTTTCTTGAAGGAAATCCTTATCTTCTTGGATTGACTATGGTCGTTTCTCTATTACACTCCCTGTTTGATTTTCTGGCCTTCAAAAATG ATATCCAGTTCTGGAACAAGAACAAGTCCATGGAAGGTCTATCGGCAAAATCTGTGGTTCTGAATTTTGTGTGTCAACTAGTTGTTTTCCTGTACCTTCTTGACAATGACACTTCATGGATGATCCTTGCTAGCTCTGGAGTTGGTGTGTGCATTGAATTTTGGAAGATTGGAAAGGCAATGCATATTGAG GTTGATAGAAGTGGAAAAATTCCCATGTTGAGGTTCCGAGACCGTGAATCATATGCACAGAATAAGACTAAAGAGTACGATGCCATTGCAATGAAGTACCTTACCTATGTACTTTTCCTCCTTGTGGTCGGTTTCTCTATCTATTCACTTAAGTATGAAAAGCACAAGAGCTGGTACTCATGGATACTTTCTTCTATGACAAGCTGTGTGTACATGTTTG GTTTCATTATGATGTGCCCCCAATTGTTTATCAACTACAAGCTGAAGTCTGTTGCTCATATGCCATGGAGACAAATGACCTACAAGTTCCTCAACACTATAATCGATGACCTTTTTGCATTTGTCATCAAAATGCCAATGCTTCATCGTCTCTCAGTTTTCAGAGATG ATGTTATCTTCTTGATATACCTCTATCAGAGGTGGAAGTATCCGGTCGACAAGAAGCGTGTTAACGAGTTTGGCTTCGGGGGCGAGGACGAACCGGCAGCCCAGGAGGCTGTGGAAGGAAGTGATTCAGCTGCAGCACCCCAGCTAACGGAGGCCGGGTCCGAGACGAGTACGGAGGACAAGAAAACCAAGTGA